The segment tttttctaattaaatccattcaaatcatcttaaaaaatttgtaatcacaaatttataaaatttacttaAATTGTGAatccttttaaattttatttgatttagtaTATattccaaaaattcaaaatacttgataattaaaaacatctccatataaataaaaattctattcaCTAATTTCGTTTCAGGATTGAGACAAATATAGACTAAACTCCCCTTTCTAAGGCTGGGGAGAAGCTTAATTAGGGGTTAGAAGATATGCCATTTAAATTGTTTTTGGCAAACCTCAAACTTCGCTTTTTGATCAAACAAATAAAGAGCCTAACATttaaagaaaagttttttttttgcgggattattaattaattaactaacGTATAATGGCGCGCCTTCACCTagttctcctcctcctccttttggTTGCCGTCTCCGCGGTGTTGGTATCAGCGGCTGAGAAACCACCATCGGCGACCACGGCCGAAGCTCCCGCCGCAACAACTCCAACCGATGTAGCGGAGGTTCCAGCTGGAGACGCCAACACCATCGGAACAACCGACGACGATGCAGCTGCTACTCCGGGAGATGACGACGTAGCAGTAGCAGGTCCTATCGGAAGCGATTCTTCATACGCAAACTATCCGCCGGCTCAAGAAACTTCCGGAAGCTGTGTCACATGCACGATTGGCTTTGCTCTTATCTCTGCTGCGACGGTTGGTTCGCTCTTCTTAATTTTCTGAGCTGCATGCGTGGAGTTAAGGAAAGTAAATTATATGGTAAGTATGGATGttttgtaatgtttttttttgtagatgtgTAAGCATTTTGCTTGTCCCATCATCTATAAGATTAGGACGATACAGATCACCACATCATAAAACTCTTGTATTTGATATGGCTCTATGGTTTAGTCTTACTATATGTATTGTGAATATCCCAAATCCAGTAATTTCGTGCATGGAACCTAACGACAATAACCACCTTTCACATACGTAAATGAAGAGACAATGATGAAAGAAAGACAAGTTAAACCAAATGATAGTAAAAGTTGATTTAGGTAAAGTAAATCGTTTAGTCATGAGTTTGATTTTTGATGGGAATAAAATTGCCTTCATGTCTCATTAAAAAACATTGGGACCGCCGATTCTATTAGTTTTCAAAGAAATAGTTGAACTTCGGTCCATACATTCTAGCTAACAAAAATACAAAGTTGTTTGTTTtcaatacaaaagaaaaaaaagtttcaccTAATAAACAAGGCCAAAATGAACTGATTTTAATTTTGAAGAGAGTGATTGGTTGGGCTGTAAGAAGTGAATTTAGCTTTAGCAAGATTTTTTAATCGCGCTACgtgcggataagatattatatgtatttctaaattttaaaaaataatgtataatattgtattacattatttacagaatataaaataagactacataacataaatatatttttttaaatttttatgtggaaatcattatgttgtttgattgttgtacttgattcacatatttgcatagttatttgtgatagatgaataactatatttttattatcagtaaataatatatatttattatataatataagaaaaataaaattatttacttttaaaacaaacttgtctcatgttggggactcggttatagacatatcatattctaATGAGatattttacagttatcaatcttcttaacagtcaagaaacaaatctgaatatcacaacaatatctcatacgatctctttgtggaataactgctctgaagaaattgaatttatgcataaaaaaagactggaaatagatgtgcagatgtgttatctaagtcagctttacaaaatactattcatagttcatatatcatttatgtccatcctatttttttgtccatcatttcttaaacatcttgaaataactgatgctaattaataataaacttttggctggaaaaaaaatcaaatttgtctaattatcgcttactttgtctaactgatatatatatatatttctcaattctaaaaaaataatgtataatattgtattacattatttaaagaatataaaataagactacataacataaatatattttttaaattttttttgtggaaattattatgttgtttgattgttgtacttgattcacatatttccatagatatttgtgatagatgaataactatatttttattatcagtaaataatatatatttattatataatataag is part of the Brassica rapa cultivar Chiifu-401-42 chromosome A09, CAAS_Brap_v3.01, whole genome shotgun sequence genome and harbors:
- the LOC103839344 gene encoding anther-specific protein BCP1-like translates to MARLHLVLLLLLLVAVSAVLVSAAEKPPSATTAEAPAATTPTDVAEVPAGDANTIGTTDDDAAATPGDDDVAVAGPIGSDSSYANYPPAQETSGSCVTCTIGFALISAATVGSLFLIF